The following are encoded in a window of Armatimonas rosea genomic DNA:
- a CDS encoding PQQ-binding-like beta-propeller repeat protein, which produces MPDDRSLSRRVFVMGSLGSALAAGCGAGTTPTGAPTSTSRGAATFTILWPEPKPASRLIPVAAKSITVKMVGPETVQKTVARPPAGTTQTDVTFDSIEVGSYTVTATAYPSASGAGVAQASGTLNLNVVKNQTASDSLTLGTTIKTIELSPNPVNLGVGQERTIVAIPRDQAGTIVLTQSSWSWSSSQTSVCSVSGSSSTAVVKGNSLGTTEITVLETESSLSQTVPLSVVASPTEPALSSWPQSRCKPSNSGQGGGSNNQGQLKWKYKMRAAIYTEPVIQKNGNILTADWSGWVYSFTKNGDLAWEKQILSLQYGPACGLDGTIYLPNGWVYAIDETGSLKWTFSESGFEGAGINVDKNGILYMASSSNLSQKYLVAINPNGTLRWKQPITGSCYGSPAIDSKGNIYVTTYFRDPFGPPINETGLYSFTPDGVLRWSKQITSRHTPVIGIDDTVYVWSVDGLFAAFTPAGALKWTYYYGDGDRSTEFIVTNQNNLIFGYLRKIGSNGAPIWTTDISGPGIAPFDNLYRSSPVCDINENTYLCSNTGMHCVAPDGSIRWVFDSASIHGSRGSMFGRPAIDSDGTIYSHSVNYDYYFCAIS; this is translated from the coding sequence ATGCCCGACGATCGCTCTCTCTCACGTCGCGTCTTTGTCATGGGCTCGCTTGGCAGTGCGCTTGCCGCGGGCTGTGGCGCAGGCACCACCCCCACAGGTGCTCCCACGAGCACCAGCCGCGGGGCGGCCACGTTCACCATTCTCTGGCCCGAGCCCAAGCCCGCCTCCCGCCTGATCCCAGTCGCCGCCAAGAGCATCACGGTCAAGATGGTCGGCCCCGAGACCGTGCAGAAAACCGTCGCCCGCCCGCCCGCAGGAACAACGCAGACCGATGTCACCTTCGACAGTATCGAGGTTGGCTCCTACACCGTCACCGCGACTGCCTATCCCAGTGCGTCTGGAGCAGGCGTTGCACAAGCGAGCGGTACCCTAAACCTCAATGTCGTAAAAAACCAGACCGCCTCAGACTCCCTTACTCTAGGAACGACGATAAAAACCATTGAGCTCTCTCCAAACCCCGTAAACTTGGGGGTCGGTCAAGAGCGTACCATTGTCGCGATTCCAAGAGATCAAGCCGGCACTATTGTCCTCACACAAAGCTCTTGGTCTTGGTCATCCTCACAAACGTCGGTCTGCTCGGTATCGGGCAGCTCCTCGACTGCCGTTGTCAAAGGGAATAGCTTAGGCACCACAGAGATCACCGTTCTCGAAACGGAGTCTTCTCTTTCCCAAACGGTACCACTTTCGGTTGTCGCTAGCCCTACGGAGCCCGCCCTCTCTTCCTGGCCTCAGAGTCGCTGCAAGCCTTCTAACTCGGGGCAGGGAGGCGGCAGTAACAATCAGGGACAACTAAAGTGGAAGTATAAAATGCGTGCAGCAATCTATACCGAACCCGTGATTCAGAAAAATGGGAATATTCTCACAGCAGACTGGAGTGGCTGGGTCTACTCGTTCACAAAAAATGGAGACCTCGCTTGGGAAAAGCAGATTCTATCGCTTCAGTACGGTCCTGCCTGCGGTCTCGATGGAACTATCTATCTACCCAATGGCTGGGTTTATGCAATCGATGAGACAGGCTCTCTAAAATGGACATTCTCAGAATCAGGTTTTGAAGGAGCGGGTATCAATGTCGATAAAAATGGCATCCTGTACATGGCTAGCTCTTCAAATTTATCTCAAAAATATTTAGTTGCCATTAATCCAAATGGCACTCTTCGGTGGAAGCAACCTATCACGGGCTCTTGCTATGGAAGCCCTGCGATTGACAGCAAAGGAAATATCTATGTCACAACTTATTTCCGTGATCCATTCGGACCACCGATTAATGAGACCGGTTTATATTCCTTTACTCCTGATGGGGTTCTGCGGTGGAGTAAACAAATTACCTCACGACATACTCCCGTCATTGGGATCGACGATACGGTTTATGTTTGGAGTGTTGATGGATTATTCGCAGCCTTTACACCTGCGGGTGCATTGAAGTGGACATACTATTATGGTGATGGAGATCGATCAACTGAGTTTATTGTCACAAATCAAAACAATCTTATTTTCGGCTATTTACGAAAAATAGGTAGTAATGGTGCACCGATTTGGACAACGGATATATCAGGTCCAGGAATTGCCCCCTTTGATAATTTATATCGCTCCTCGCCTGTCTGCGATATTAATGAGAACACCTATCTTTGCTCCAACACAGGAATGCATTGCGTCGCACCAGATGGATCCATACGTTGGGTATTTGATTCTGCAAGTATACATGGCTCTCGTGGTTCTATGTTTGGTCGCCCTGCCATTGATTCCGATGGCACTATCTACTCACACTCCGTCAATTACGACTACTACTTCTGTGCGATTTCGTAA
- a CDS encoding Ig-like domain-containing protein codes for MHKATVSRRALLTSLSLSLIVLAGCGGSSPVVETGSARFVIAWPEPSRLIPAAAQSIKLTVVGSDTQERLVPRPPTGVNQSVVTFTGLVRGSYNVTATAYPSSDGTGTVQATGSVGVAIFFNQTTTASLTMGTTITQVSLSPATASISSTDTQAVTGSAKDASGSLVLTDPGAWTWTSSDPTLATVTATGNPATVTGVKRGTVTITGTETESGKSATMTLTVLPDKGNASITVK; via the coding sequence ATGCACAAGGCCACCGTTTCTCGCCGCGCTCTTCTCACCTCCCTCTCTCTCTCGTTGATCGTCTTAGCCGGCTGTGGCGGGAGCTCCCCGGTCGTAGAGACCGGGAGCGCACGCTTTGTGATCGCTTGGCCCGAGCCGAGTCGCCTCATCCCCGCCGCCGCGCAGAGCATCAAGCTCACTGTGGTGGGCAGCGATACCCAGGAGCGCCTCGTCCCCCGCCCGCCCACAGGGGTCAACCAGAGTGTCGTGACCTTCACCGGCCTGGTTCGTGGTAGCTACAACGTCACCGCGACTGCCTACCCCAGCAGTGATGGGACCGGCACCGTGCAGGCGACGGGCTCGGTGGGGGTGGCGATCTTCTTCAACCAGACCACGACCGCCAGCCTGACGATGGGCACGACCATCACCCAGGTATCGCTCAGCCCGGCTACGGCGTCGATCAGCTCCACCGACACCCAGGCCGTGACCGGCAGCGCCAAAGATGCTTCCGGGAGCCTGGTGCTGACCGATCCTGGCGCGTGGACCTGGACAAGCAGCGACCCCACCCTTGCGACCGTCACCGCCACCGGCAACCCCGCAACCGTCACTGGAGTCAAGCGCGGCACCGTGACCATCACCGGCACCGAGACCGAGTCCGGGAAGTCCGCCACCATGACCCTAACCGTCCTCCCCGATAAAGGCAACGCCAGCATCACCGTCAAGTAG
- a CDS encoding exo-beta-N-acetylmuramidase NamZ family protein, producing the protein MEIASSPVLCGVDVLVRDKFAALGRGPIGLITNHTGLTQDGTATADILAESPVVALKAFFGPEHGIRGAVDEKVPDSKDPKTGLPVFSLYGERYEPTAEQLAGIETLVYDIQDVGCRFYTFLSTLGHCLTAAAKHGKRFIVLDRPNPIGGAAIEGPIADKDRLAFVAYHPIPVRHGMTMGELARLIVAEKGLKLDLTVVPCEGWRRADWWDATGLTWTNPSPNMRSLTQATLYPGIGLIEFSNVSVGRGTDTPFEWIGAPYLEPRRLAAELNAKNLPGIRFIPVHFTPRASKFVGELCGGVSFLVTDRQKLAPVRTGVELALTLRRLYPKEWQAEKMMTLLVNRQAMDGVLAGESYTTLARRWSPGLREFARRRQPHLLYP; encoded by the coding sequence ATGGAAATTGCTTCTTCCCCGGTGCTGTGTGGGGTCGATGTGCTGGTGCGCGATAAGTTCGCTGCGCTGGGGCGTGGGCCCATCGGGCTGATCACCAACCACACGGGGCTCACGCAGGACGGCACAGCGACCGCCGATATCCTCGCGGAGTCGCCGGTGGTGGCACTCAAGGCGTTCTTTGGCCCCGAACACGGGATTCGCGGTGCGGTCGACGAGAAAGTCCCCGATAGCAAGGACCCCAAGACGGGCCTGCCGGTATTTTCTCTCTACGGCGAGCGCTACGAGCCCACGGCGGAGCAGCTGGCGGGGATCGAGACCCTGGTCTACGATATTCAAGATGTTGGGTGCCGCTTCTACACCTTTCTCTCCACCTTGGGGCACTGTCTTACGGCCGCGGCCAAGCACGGGAAGCGCTTTATCGTTCTCGACCGGCCCAATCCCATTGGCGGCGCGGCGATCGAGGGACCGATCGCGGATAAAGACCGGCTCGCCTTTGTCGCCTACCACCCGATTCCCGTGCGCCATGGGATGACCATGGGAGAGCTGGCACGGCTGATTGTCGCGGAGAAGGGCCTCAAGCTCGACCTGACAGTCGTGCCCTGCGAGGGCTGGCGGCGCGCGGACTGGTGGGATGCGACCGGACTGACCTGGACAAACCCCTCGCCCAACATGCGCTCGCTCACCCAGGCGACTCTCTATCCCGGGATCGGCCTGATCGAGTTCTCCAATGTCTCCGTGGGCCGGGGCACCGACACGCCCTTTGAGTGGATCGGCGCGCCCTACCTGGAGCCTCGCCGCCTTGCCGCGGAGCTCAATGCGAAGAACCTCCCCGGCATCCGCTTCATTCCCGTGCACTTCACGCCGAGGGCCAGCAAGTTTGTCGGCGAGCTCTGCGGCGGCGTGAGCTTCCTGGTGACCGACCGCCAGAAGCTGGCCCCGGTGCGCACCGGGGTGGAGCTAGCCCTGACACTGCGCCGACTCTATCCCAAGGAGTGGCAGGCCGAAAAAATGATGACGCTGCTGGTGAACCGGCAGGCCATGGACGGCGTGCTCGCCGGGGAGAGCTACACGACCCTGGCGCGACGCTGGAGCCCCGGCCTGCGCGAGTTCGCACGCCGCCGGCAACCGCACCTACTCTATCCCTAA
- a CDS encoding Uma2 family endonuclease — MQPIDLNPEPKGPWRWSVAQFERAVALGLFPEETRLELLAGELYERPMENPPHAYTIDTLYDLLARSLDLSTCFLRNQHALPLSIDSAPIPDIAVIAGRRLDFLQSHPRPEQVLLVVDVSDATLSQDRHAKAELYAEAGIQEYWIVNLSQRRLEVYRDPSGSEWGTNLKLPEQQSITPLCTPSVTIPIASLLPPRSS; from the coding sequence ATGCAACCCATTGACTTAAATCCTGAACCCAAAGGCCCCTGGCGCTGGAGTGTCGCTCAGTTTGAGCGTGCTGTAGCGCTGGGGCTTTTTCCCGAAGAGACACGTCTGGAGCTCCTGGCAGGCGAACTCTACGAGAGGCCGATGGAAAACCCTCCCCATGCCTACACCATCGATACCCTCTACGATCTCCTGGCGCGTAGCCTAGACTTAAGCACCTGTTTCCTTCGCAACCAGCACGCTCTCCCTCTGAGTATTGACTCCGCTCCTATTCCCGATATCGCCGTGATCGCAGGTCGGCGCCTCGATTTTCTCCAAAGCCATCCCAGACCAGAGCAGGTGCTGCTCGTCGTTGACGTCTCGGATGCGACGCTTTCCCAGGACCGTCACGCCAAGGCCGAGCTCTACGCCGAGGCAGGAATACAGGAGTACTGGATTGTTAACCTGAGTCAGCGGCGTCTGGAAGTCTACCGCGACCCAAGTGGTAGCGAGTGGGGCACGAATCTCAAGCTCCCTGAGCAACAAAGCATCACGCCTCTGTGCACCCCGAGTGTCACGATTCCCATCGCATCCCTCCTTCCCCCAAGGTCCTCGTGA
- a CDS encoding alpha/beta fold hydrolase: MKSLILLPGMNGKTSLYARVRPHFPELITPEWIEPEVNEPLVDYARRFAETLRPQITEPCMLGGTSFGGMVAHELAAALGLGSCLLISTVRTPAELPPDWQALRHLTVAGEEALWGQPRFKTRFLCWAAWATLTWELSDGAAAVETRLLHGDLDRTFPLECVQPDQVVVGGGHVLPMTHPEAVVAFISQSRFPSLEA, translated from the coding sequence ATGAAGTCTCTGATTCTCCTCCCTGGCATGAATGGCAAGACCAGCCTCTACGCGCGGGTACGGCCTCACTTTCCCGAGCTGATCACCCCCGAGTGGATCGAGCCGGAGGTGAACGAGCCGCTGGTGGACTATGCCCGGCGCTTTGCGGAGACGCTACGCCCCCAGATCACCGAGCCGTGCATGCTGGGAGGCACCTCGTTTGGGGGGATGGTGGCCCATGAGCTGGCGGCTGCCTTGGGGCTGGGCTCTTGCCTGCTGATCTCCACCGTCCGCACCCCCGCCGAGCTTCCTCCCGACTGGCAGGCGCTGCGGCACCTCACCGTTGCAGGAGAGGAGGCGCTCTGGGGGCAGCCGCGCTTTAAGACCCGGTTTTTATGCTGGGCAGCCTGGGCGACCCTGACCTGGGAGCTGAGTGACGGGGCTGCGGCGGTAGAGACACGGCTCCTCCATGGCGACTTAGACCGCACTTTTCCCCTCGAGTGCGTCCAGCCGGACCAGGTTGTTGTCGGTGGGGGACATGTTCTGCCTATGACACACCCCGAGGCGGTCGTGGCATTTATTTCCCAGAGCCGCTTTCCGTCTCTAGAGGCGTGA
- a CDS encoding phosphotransferase enzyme family protein: MEDKAARQFPVASEIVEIQQDTTGNINKTYRVTLADGERFILQRINKVVFTQPELVMRNIRRFSEHVARKLAVTPLDKGRRWETPQVLAAQDQQDFWIDPEGEYWRALSFIPRSRSYNTAQSETHAYEVGFGLGTFHNLISDLPAEQLADTLPGFHIAPGYLAHFDRIAASHSTELTAEVRQGLAFVEARRGLASVLEDAKAAGKLPLRPIHGDPKINNVMMDTTTGQAISIIDLDTVKPGLVHYDIGDGLRSACNPLGEETKDFDAVRFEPELAKAILGGYLEQARHFLTPADYDHLFDAIRLIAFELGLRFFTDHLAGDVYFLADHRGHNLERALVQFALCKSIEDQEATLRKIIADTL, encoded by the coding sequence TTGGAAGACAAGGCGGCACGTCAGTTTCCGGTTGCAAGTGAGATCGTCGAGATCCAGCAAGACACCACCGGCAACATCAATAAGACCTACCGGGTCACTCTCGCGGATGGAGAGCGCTTCATTCTGCAGCGGATCAACAAGGTCGTCTTTACCCAGCCCGAGCTCGTGATGCGCAACATCCGGCGCTTCTCGGAGCATGTCGCGCGCAAGCTTGCGGTGACTCCCTTGGACAAGGGCCGTCGCTGGGAGACCCCACAGGTGCTGGCCGCTCAAGACCAGCAGGACTTCTGGATCGACCCCGAGGGCGAGTACTGGCGGGCTCTGAGCTTCATTCCCCGCTCGCGCTCCTACAACACCGCCCAGAGCGAGACCCATGCCTACGAGGTGGGCTTTGGACTGGGGACCTTCCATAATCTGATCAGCGACCTCCCCGCCGAGCAGCTTGCCGATACCCTCCCCGGCTTTCATATCGCCCCCGGTTACTTAGCGCACTTCGACCGGATCGCCGCGAGTCATAGCACGGAGCTCACCGCCGAGGTTCGGCAAGGGCTGGCCTTTGTCGAGGCGCGGCGCGGGCTGGCGAGTGTTCTGGAGGATGCCAAGGCGGCGGGTAAGCTCCCGTTGCGCCCGATCCACGGTGACCCGAAGATCAACAACGTGATGATGGACACCACGACCGGGCAGGCCATTAGCATTATCGATCTGGACACGGTCAAGCCCGGCCTCGTGCACTACGATATCGGGGATGGGCTTCGCTCGGCGTGTAACCCACTGGGGGAAGAGACCAAGGACTTCGACGCCGTACGCTTCGAGCCCGAGCTTGCCAAGGCGATCCTGGGCGGCTATTTGGAGCAGGCCCGCCACTTCCTCACCCCCGCCGACTACGACCACCTCTTCGATGCGATCCGCCTGATCGCCTTTGAGCTGGGCCTGCGCTTCTTCACCGATCACCTGGCGGGGGATGTCTACTTCCTCGCGGACCACCGGGGCCACAACCTGGAGCGCGCCCTCGTGCAGTTTGCCCTCTGCAAGAGTATCGAGGACCAGGAAGCGACCCTTCGTAAGATCATCGCCGACACGCTGTAA
- a CDS encoding VIT domain-containing protein has protein sequence MRLTALVLSLGGLVALTTHTLRGATPTASTHTSTQPRQRLAPVQLKVSNEDQAAPVRLERADVQLTVAGPLTQVSQTLVFHNPSRRTLEGELTFPLPDGAAVSGFALDVQGELVDATPVEKEKARVVFEKEVRKGVDPGLLEQLEGNVFRTRVYPLPAGGTRTIRITYSTDKRTIPLRFGAAIPEGKVTVDVLGATSASVVVGKRPFTLAPSDSRLTTEAVLENSAEQDITVTIPPRTEPTVVTESFTRASSTQPETFFYLTDTPPQAKIERVAPRRIGIVWDASLSRRKADIGKELALIREHLRDKSVTVEVVVVRERAERPRTFRVTRGDSRELLAFLQAQPFDGGTALGALNLPRQDYWLWFTDGFSNLGHGLPTVAPSTPVYAVATSDSANQSLLRYFCTQTGGALSDGTDPSALGRPQVTLLGVESNGVADVQWQDGAVTGRVLRSGSGASLTLLYGIPGGPVLERRPVAIPLTATSAHGLIARQWAAQRATRLGLLPDENHEALLALGTDFNLVTPGTSLLVLESLEQYVEHNVAPPRTRPVLYDAWLGREKTEKTTKRTKDEQQLQSVLTQWKERTSWWRKEFPRTAKLAQEKKQLREDQGLTVRAAAVAPRPTTGAPPAESTGRADAARVSETRRPERRELLLRGAAPASAPSAAPGMMGGGFGGGRGRPAFGGVVAKAALPEPEPAKSLGVTIKAWTPDTPYLKSLKAAGPSGAYAAYLKEREAYASTPAFYLDCAELLLQLGRRDEGLRVLSSLADLQLEDAALLRVLAHRLAQLGEKQLAASLFEKVLRLRGEEPQSYRDLALVLADLGQIERALELLYTVVMRHWDRFEGIEVIALTEANAILAAHPKTRHRFDPRLIQNLACDVRIVMTWDSDSTDMDLHVIEPTGEECFYSHPLTQVGGKLSRDFTNGYGPEDYMIRRAVPGVYKIQTNYFGSQAQRLTGGTTVQATVITHFGHANERRQHLTLRLTQNKETVTIGEVRMN, from the coding sequence ATGCGTCTAACAGCACTCGTCCTTTCCCTGGGTGGCCTCGTTGCCCTCACGACCCACACTCTGCGAGGAGCCACCCCCACAGCGAGCACCCACACGAGCACCCAGCCTCGCCAGCGGCTCGCTCCTGTGCAGCTCAAGGTAAGCAACGAGGACCAAGCGGCCCCCGTGCGGCTGGAGCGGGCGGATGTGCAGCTCACGGTGGCTGGCCCCCTGACCCAGGTGAGCCAGACCCTGGTGTTCCATAACCCGTCGCGGCGCACGCTGGAGGGTGAGCTGACGTTCCCGCTCCCCGACGGTGCCGCGGTCTCGGGGTTTGCGCTCGATGTTCAAGGGGAGCTCGTGGACGCGACACCCGTGGAGAAAGAGAAAGCACGCGTGGTGTTTGAAAAGGAGGTTCGCAAGGGGGTTGATCCGGGGCTCTTGGAGCAGCTGGAGGGCAATGTCTTCCGCACACGGGTCTACCCCCTGCCCGCAGGCGGGACCCGGACCATCCGCATCACCTACAGCACCGATAAGCGGACGATCCCCCTGCGCTTTGGTGCGGCAATCCCCGAGGGCAAGGTCACGGTGGATGTCCTCGGGGCCACGAGTGCCAGTGTCGTGGTGGGAAAGCGGCCCTTTACTCTGGCTCCTAGCGACAGCCGCCTGACCACGGAGGCGGTTCTTGAGAATAGCGCGGAGCAGGATATCACGGTCACCATCCCCCCGCGCACCGAGCCAACCGTTGTCACCGAGAGCTTCACACGTGCCAGCAGTACCCAGCCCGAGACCTTTTTCTATCTCACCGATACGCCCCCACAGGCCAAGATCGAGCGGGTCGCGCCACGCCGGATCGGGATTGTCTGGGACGCCAGCCTGAGCCGGCGCAAGGCAGATATCGGCAAGGAGCTTGCTCTGATCCGTGAGCACCTGCGCGACAAGTCCGTGACGGTTGAGGTCGTGGTGGTGCGGGAGCGGGCGGAGCGCCCTCGGACGTTTCGAGTTACCCGCGGCGACTCGCGGGAGCTGCTCGCCTTTCTCCAGGCCCAGCCCTTCGACGGTGGCACTGCCCTGGGTGCGCTGAACCTCCCGCGCCAGGACTACTGGCTCTGGTTCACCGATGGGTTTTCCAACCTCGGCCATGGCCTGCCCACGGTCGCGCCCAGCACGCCGGTCTACGCCGTCGCAACCTCCGATAGCGCCAACCAGAGCCTGCTGCGCTACTTCTGTACCCAGACCGGCGGTGCCCTCAGTGATGGCACCGATCCCAGCGCACTGGGCCGCCCACAGGTCACGCTCCTAGGGGTCGAGAGCAACGGTGTGGCCGATGTGCAGTGGCAAGACGGAGCGGTGACCGGGCGCGTCCTGCGCTCGGGGAGCGGTGCCAGCCTGACCCTGCTCTATGGCATCCCCGGTGGCCCCGTGCTGGAGCGTCGCCCGGTCGCGATTCCCCTCACTGCCACCAGTGCCCATGGCCTGATCGCGCGGCAGTGGGCCGCACAGCGCGCGACCCGCCTAGGGCTCCTCCCCGACGAGAACCACGAGGCGCTCCTGGCTCTGGGAACGGACTTTAACCTGGTCACGCCAGGGACATCGCTCCTGGTTCTGGAGAGCCTGGAGCAGTATGTCGAGCACAATGTCGCCCCGCCACGCACCCGCCCCGTTCTCTACGATGCCTGGCTGGGCCGTGAGAAGACAGAGAAAACCACCAAGCGCACCAAGGACGAGCAACAGCTCCAGAGCGTCCTCACCCAGTGGAAAGAGCGGACGAGCTGGTGGCGCAAGGAGTTCCCCCGAACCGCGAAGCTCGCTCAGGAGAAAAAGCAGCTCCGTGAGGACCAAGGCCTAACGGTCCGAGCCGCCGCAGTGGCCCCGCGGCCCACTACAGGGGCTCCGCCCGCAGAGAGCACGGGCCGGGCCGATGCGGCCCGCGTGTCCGAGACGCGCCGTCCCGAGCGCCGTGAGCTCCTTCTCCGTGGTGCCGCTCCCGCGAGCGCGCCATCGGCAGCCCCAGGGATGATGGGCGGTGGCTTTGGTGGCGGCAGGGGGCGCCCGGCCTTTGGTGGTGTCGTTGCCAAGGCCGCTCTCCCGGAGCCAGAGCCCGCCAAGAGCCTGGGGGTGACGATCAAGGCATGGACACCCGATACTCCCTACCTCAAGAGCCTCAAGGCCGCGGGGCCAAGCGGGGCCTACGCCGCCTACCTCAAAGAGCGCGAGGCCTACGCCAGCACGCCGGCCTTCTATCTCGACTGCGCCGAGCTCTTATTGCAGCTAGGGCGGCGCGATGAAGGCCTGCGCGTGCTATCGTCGCTGGCCGACCTCCAGCTGGAGGACGCGGCCCTGCTCCGGGTTCTGGCACACCGGCTGGCGCAGCTGGGAGAGAAACAGCTCGCGGCGAGCCTCTTTGAGAAAGTGCTCCGCCTGCGGGGCGAGGAGCCCCAGAGCTACCGTGATCTCGCGCTGGTTCTGGCCGATCTCGGGCAGATCGAGCGGGCGCTAGAGCTGCTGTATACGGTCGTCATGCGCCACTGGGACCGCTTCGAGGGGATCGAGGTCATTGCCCTCACCGAGGCCAATGCGATCCTCGCCGCGCACCCCAAGACACGCCACCGCTTCGACCCGCGCCTGATCCAGAACCTCGCCTGCGATGTACGGATCGTCATGACCTGGGACTCGGACAGCACGGACATGGACCTGCACGTCATCGAGCCCACAGGCGAAGAGTGCTTCTACAGCCATCCCCTCACGCAGGTCGGCGGCAAGCTCTCCCGCGACTTTACCAATGGCTACGGCCCCGAGGACTACATGATCCGCCGCGCCGTCCCCGGGGTTTACAAGATCCAGACCAACTACTTTGGGAGCCAAGCGCAGCGCCTCACGGGCGGGACGACTGTCCAAGCGACTGTCATCACCCACTTCGGCCACGCCAACGAGCGCCGCCAGCACCTCACCCTACGGCTCACCCAGAACAAGGAGACCGTCACCATCGGGGAGGTGCGGATGAATTAG
- a CDS encoding NUDIX hydrolase translates to MSEFLPAYQTVRFCPQCGVAATAASERFFECVACGYRLYFNNTVAVAVLAVNPKGELLFIRRARDPGKGKLAMPGGFVDAGESGEAAARREVMEELGVSVGDVQFLCSAPNTYPYRGIVYTVCDLFFVASLPEQEFSLAPKEVESALWLDPKTVDLDEIAFPSMRAALTLYRGGL, encoded by the coding sequence ATGAGTGAGTTTCTTCCCGCGTATCAGACCGTCCGGTTCTGCCCCCAATGTGGGGTTGCGGCAACCGCGGCGTCGGAGCGGTTTTTTGAGTGTGTTGCGTGTGGCTACCGGCTCTACTTTAACAATACGGTCGCAGTGGCTGTCTTGGCTGTCAATCCCAAGGGCGAGCTGCTCTTTATTCGTCGTGCGCGCGACCCGGGCAAGGGCAAGCTGGCGATGCCGGGGGGCTTTGTGGACGCCGGGGAGTCGGGCGAGGCGGCGGCGCGCCGTGAGGTCATGGAGGAGCTGGGGGTCTCGGTGGGCGACGTGCAGTTTCTCTGCTCCGCGCCCAATACCTACCCGTACCGTGGCATTGTCTACACGGTCTGCGACCTGTTTTTTGTGGCCTCCCTGCCCGAGCAAGAGTTCTCTCTCGCCCCGAAGGAAGTGGAGAGCGCGCTCTGGCTGGACCCCAAAACGGTGGACTTAGACGAGATTGCGTTTCCGTCGATGCGGGCCGCGCTGACTCTCTACCGGGGGGGCTTGTAG
- a CDS encoding HAD family hydrolase, with protein MPLPFTPGGLIFDCDGTLADTMPLHYRAWRATLDRAGHHTLFTEEQFYAWAGAPAYEILERLAQQHQVTLALAELTHEKEMTYQKLIPQLTPIEPVLAELERFSGVVPMAVVSGGMRSLVEETLDILGVRERFQIVIGSGDVAKGKPDPEGMLLAARTLGVAPEDCVVYEDGPAGIEAARRAGMRAVDIMRFIG; from the coding sequence ATGCCGCTCCCGTTCACGCCGGGCGGCCTGATCTTCGACTGCGACGGAACCCTGGCGGACACGATGCCGCTCCACTACCGCGCGTGGCGTGCCACCCTAGACCGTGCAGGACACCACACTCTCTTCACCGAGGAGCAGTTCTACGCCTGGGCCGGTGCCCCGGCCTACGAGATCCTAGAGCGCCTTGCCCAGCAGCACCAAGTCACTCTGGCCCTCGCCGAGCTCACCCACGAGAAGGAGATGACCTACCAGAAGCTCATCCCCCAGCTCACCCCTATCGAGCCGGTGCTAGCCGAGCTGGAGCGGTTCTCGGGCGTGGTGCCGATGGCCGTGGTCTCGGGCGGAATGCGCTCGCTCGTGGAGGAGACCCTGGATATCCTAGGCGTTCGGGAGCGCTTTCAGATCGTGATCGGCTCCGGGGATGTCGCCAAGGGCAAGCCCGACCCCGAGGGGATGCTCCTGGCAGCCCGCACCCTAGGCGTTGCCCCCGAAGACTGCGTGGTCTACGAAGACGGCCCCGCGGGAATCGAGGCGGCGCGACGTGCGGGGATGCGTGCCGTGGACATCATGCGATTTATCGGCTAG
- a CDS encoding ComEA family DNA-binding protein codes for MSTKNIVCALALLSLTVCGFAQEKTPASQMPAKLVPATVKKSDDAKPAETKKSPSKKSEAKKTEGKKAFEGTVSLNKATAKELESLPGIGPATAARIVEYRTSQGKFTELSQLLEVKGIGEKKLAQLRPHLTLD; via the coding sequence ATGTCTACGAAGAATATTGTGTGCGCCCTTGCTCTCTTGAGCCTGACCGTCTGTGGCTTTGCCCAAGAGAAGACCCCTGCCAGCCAGATGCCCGCGAAGCTGGTCCCCGCAACCGTCAAGAAGAGTGACGATGCCAAGCCTGCTGAGACCAAGAAATCCCCCAGCAAGAAGTCAGAGGCCAAGAAGACCGAAGGCAAGAAGGCTTTTGAGGGGACGGTCTCTCTGAACAAGGCCACGGCCAAGGAGCTGGAGAGCCTCCCGGGGATCGGGCCGGCCACGGCGGCACGGATCGTGGAGTACCGCACCAGCCAGGGCAAGTTCACCGAGCTCTCCCAGCTGCTGGAGGTCAAGGGAATCGGGGAGAAGAAGCTCGCCCAGCTTCGCCCCCACTTAACCCTGGACTAG